A section of the Malania oleifera isolate guangnan ecotype guangnan chromosome 2, ASM2987363v1, whole genome shotgun sequence genome encodes:
- the LOC131149243 gene encoding protein TRAUCO isoform X2 yields the protein MDTLIDAYRDDDEDDEEFAAATTTTSTSATNNGSDDPLLLADAAATTAAAAKPQNGIKDELFASDDLSEDEASDDDEERKPLKPLEMEEDAEKSFKTRKVSLEDEDEEPPPKKQKPLSSLTARTPLTNLPSEKAAAGEANGSLRTALATAATIVTTTVKKAKKKNSNVWTKSTSRKGKKKSKPNNNNVPAEDTVLITPVPRFPDKNDDTSDMKICLSKVYKAERVELSEDRMSAGSTKGYRMVRATRGVTEGAWYFEIKVVKLGETGHTRLGWSTEKGDLQAPVGYDGNSFGYRDIDGCRIHKAMREKYGYEGYVEGDVIGFYINLPEGNLYAPKPPHLVWYKGQRYVCAPDAKEDPPKIIPGNIRGLSEFALNRGGEEQDDEVSCRI from the coding sequence ATGGACACGCTCATAGACGCCTACCGCGACGACGACGAAGACGACGAAGAATTCGCCGCCGCCACCACGACCACCTCCACGTCCGCCACCAACAATGGCTCCGACGACCCTCTTCTGTTGGCGGACGCCGCTGCTACGACCGCCGCTGCGGCCAAACCCCAGAATGGCATTAAAGATGAGCTATTTGCCTCGGACGATTTATCTGAAGACGAAGCCTCCGACGATGACGAAGAACGGAAGCCCCTGAAACCCCTGGAGATGGAAGAAGATGCGGAGAAGTCATTCAAGACCAGAAAAGTCTCCTTAGAGGACGAAGACGAAGAACCGCCACCGAAGAAACAGAAGCCCCTTTCTTCATTGACCGCACGAACTCCTCTGACCAACCTGCCATCTGAAAAAGCTGCGGCAGGAGAAGCGAACGGGAGCTTGCGTACAGCATTGGCTACAGCGGCGACGATTGTGACCACTACTGTTAAGAAGGCGAAGAAGAAGAACAGCAATGTGTGGACGAAATCAACGTCCAGGAaagggaagaagaagagcaaACCTAATAACAACAATGTGCCGGCGGAGGACACTGTTCTGATTACGCCGGTGCCGAGATTCCCGGATAAAAATGACGACACTTCAGATATGAAAATATGCCTTTCAAAGGTGTACAAGGCGGAGAGAGTGGAGTTGAGTGAGGATCGAATGAGTGCCGGGAGTACGAAAGGGTATAGAATGGTGAGAGCTACGAGAGGTGTTACGGAGGGGGCATGGTACTTTGAAATCAAGGTGGTGAAGCTGGGGGAGACAGGACACACGAGGCTGGGATGGTCGACAGAGAAGGGGGACTTGCAGGCCCCAGTAGGGTATGATGGGAACAGTTTTGGGTATAGGGACATTGATGGTTGCAGAATTCATAAGGCTATGAGGGAGAAGTATGGGTATGAGGGTTATGTGGAGGGTGATGTTattgggttttatattaatttgccAGAGGGAAATTTGTATGCGCCAAAACCACCTCATTTGGTTTGGTATAAGGGGCAGAGATATGTTTGTGCCCCAGATGCGAAGGAGGATCCACCGAAAATAATACCTG